A segment of the Butyrivibrio fibrisolvens genome:
ATACGAGGATCTCTTGTAAGGAATCCAGCCTTCTTAAGTGTAGGTCTGTACTCCTCAGAATCAGCCTGAAGAAGTGCACGAGAAATGCCGTGACGGATAGCACCAGCCTGACCTGTTGTACCGCCGCCTCTAACTGTTACAACTACGTCGAACTTCTCAGAAGTCTCTGTAGCTACGAGTGGCTGACGAACGATTGTCTTAAGTGTTTCAAGACCGAAATAATCGTCAATGTTTCTCTTATTGATTGTTATATTTCCCTTACCAGGGTGAAGGTATA
Coding sequences within it:
- the rpsI gene encoding 30S ribosomal protein S9, which produces MAKAATYYGTGRRKSSVARVYLHPGKGNITINKRNIDDYFGLETLKTIVRQPLVATETSEKFDVVVTVRGGGTTGQAGAIRHGISRALLQADSEEYRPTLKKAGFLTRDPRMKERKKPGLKKARRAPQFSKR